The following are encoded together in the Labeo rohita strain BAU-BD-2019 chromosome 17, IGBB_LRoh.1.0, whole genome shotgun sequence genome:
- the manea gene encoding glycoprotein endo-alpha-1,2-mannosidase, whose product MARFRRKSCCALIILALAVFIITVILKSISPEDNNFGSQFAFKLIPPSRQMEQDKNIVASAKPVQMIPAAKADRMENKMQEFPEPNYNVHAFYYVWYGNPQFDGKYVHWDHPLLPHWDPKVASGYPTGRHQPPDDIGANFYPALGPYSSKDPSVLEEHMRQLRTAAVGVLAVSWYPHSMNDDNGEEIDNLLPLVLDAADKYQLKVVFHIEPYKGRDDANMRENIKYIVERYGNHPAFYRYKTSTGKFLPLYYIYDSYLQTPDVWAQLLKPNGISTVRDTPYDGIFIALLVDERHKKDILTAGFDGLYTYFATNGFTYGSSHHNWRSIKTFCDYNNLVFIPSVGPGYIDTSIRPWNSQNTRNRINGKYYETSFNAAVDARPQIISITSFNEWHEGTQIEKAIPKTWGKTVYLDYLPHKPTAYLEITQKWARKFSDEQKKWLE is encoded by the exons ATGGCACGGTTTAGGCGGAAATCATGTTGTGCACTTATCATTTTAGCCTTAGCCGTGTTTATTATAACAGTCATCTTAAAGTCTATAAGCCCTGAGGACAATAATTTTGGCAGTCAGTttgcatttaaactcattcCACCTTCAAGACAAATGGAACAAGATAAAAACATTGTTGCATCCGCTAAACCTGTGCAGATGATACCAGCAGCGAAAGCTGATAGAATGGAGAACAAAATGCAAGAATTTCCTGAGCCAAATTACAATGTGCACGCTTTCTACTATGTGTGGTATGGGAACCCGCAGTTTGATGGAAAATATGTTCATTGGGATCATCCACTCTTACCACACTGGGACCCCAAAGTGGCCTCAGGTTATCCCACAGGACGACACCAGCCTCCTGATGACATCGGGGCCAATTTCTACCCTGCACTAGGGCCATACAGCTCTAAAGATCCATCGGTTTTAGAGGAACACATGCGACAGCTGCGAACAGCTGCTGTTG GTGTTCTAGCGGTTTCGTGGTATCCACATAGTATGAATGACGACAATGGTGAAGAAATTGATAATTTGCTGCCTTTGGTTCTGGATGCAGCTGACAAATATCAATTAAAG gttgtttttcatattGAACCATACAAAGGACGAGATGATGCAAATATGcgtgaaaatattaaatatattgtggaGCG GTATGGAAACCATCCAGCTTTTTATAGATACAAAACAAGCACTGGCAAATTTCTTCCACTGTATTATATATATGACTCCTACCTACAAACTCCAGATGTTTGGGCACAACTGCTAAAGCCAAATGGTATATCGACAGTCAGGGACACACCATATGATGGCATCTTCATTGCTCTTCTTGTGGATGAAAGGCATAAGAAGGACATACTGACTGCTGGATTTGACGGACTCTACACGTATTTTGCGACCAATGGCTTTACTTATGGCTCTTCGCATCACAACTGGAGATCCATCAAAACCTTCTGTGACTATAATAACTTGGTATTCATTCCAAGTGTAGGGCCAGGTTATATCGACACTAGCATTAGACCTTGGAACTCCCAGAACACAAGGAACCGCATTAATGGAAAGTATTACGAAACCTCTTTTAATGCGGCTGTGGATGCAAGGCCACAGATCATCTCTATAACTTCATTCAATGAATGGCATGAAGGAACGCAAATCGAAAAGGCCATCCCAAAGACATGGGGTAAAACTGTGTATCTTGATTACCTTCCTCATAAACCTACAGCTTATTTAGAGATAACGCAAAAATGGGCTAGAAAATTCAGCGACGAGCAGAAGAAATGGTTGGAGTAA
- the fut9a gene encoding 4-galactosyl-N-acetylglucosaminide 3-alpha-L-fucosyltransferase 9, protein MPSAPTYRILRPLLLGIFLLGCFVTLFLMYIKPSTSWLSGPVESETSTARVKSLLSTRSEQNQTTILVWLWPFGETYDLNVCSSLFTIDGCFITADRNLYNKSDAVVIHHRDITSDLSNMPPAYRPTLQRWIWMNFESPSHSSQLPGIENLFNLTLNYRQDADIEVPYGSIVAAQGEEDFVPPSKNKLICWIVSNWNPDHVRVKYYNELYKHIEVHAYGQAFGEYISDQDYFPTIASCKFYLAFENSIHKDYITEKLYNPLSVGTVPVVLGPPRENYQNFVQGNAFIHVDDFPSPKELADYLLFLDKNEELYLKYFDWRKHFKVKKAYFWAEHTCLACDYVRRHNEYKAINNLDKWYWG, encoded by the coding sequence ATGCCATCTGCACCAACTTACAGAATCCTACGACCCCTCCTGCTTGGTATCTTTTTACTAGGATGCTTTGTgactttgtttttaatgtacatCAAACCATCTACGAGCTGGTTGTCAGGCCCGGTCGAGTCAGAAACGTCCACAGCCCGAGTGAAGAGCCTCCTGTCCACCCGAAGTGAACAGAACCAGACCACCATCCTGGTCTGGCTTTGGCCTTTCGGCGAAACCTACGACCTGAACGTCTGCAGCTCTTTGTTCACCATCGATGGCTGCTTTATCACGGCCGACCGAAACCTTTACAACAAATCCGACGCTGTGGTCATACACCACAGGGACATCACCAGCGACCTGTCCAACATGCCGCCGGCGTACCGGCCTACGTTGCAGAGATGGATTTGGATGAACTTCGAATCACCTTCGCATTCATCTCAGTTACCTGGAATTGAAAACTTGTTTAATTTAACTCTAAACTATCGGCAGGATGCTGATATAGAAGTGCCTTACGGATCAATTGTCGCAGCCCAAGGAGAGGAGGACTTTGTGCCGCCAAGCAAGAACAAGCTGATTTGCTGGATCGTCAGCAATTGGAATCCAGATCACGTCAGAGTGAAATACTACAATGAACTTTACAAGCACATCGAGGTTCACGCGTACGGACAAGCGTTCGGCGAGTACATTTCCGACCAGGACTATTTCCCTACAATTGCGAGCTGCAAATTCTATTTGGCATTCGAAAACTCTATTCACAAAGACTATATCACTGAGAAATTGTACAACCCGCTTTCCGTCGGCACCGTACCCGTGGTGCTCGGACCACCAAGGGAGAACTATCAGAACTTTGTGCAGGGAAACGCTTTCATTCACGTCGATGACTTCCCGTCTCCGAAGGAGCTGGCTGATTACCTCCTGTTCCTTGACAAAAATGAGGAGCTTTACCTGAAGTACTTTGACTGGCGTAAACACTTTAAGGTGAAAAAGGCGTACTTCTGGGCCGAGCACACGTGTCTGGCTTGCGATTACGTCAGAAGGCACAATGAGTACAAAGCAATTAACAATCTCGACAAGTGGTATTGGGGTTGA